One segment of Niveibacterium microcysteis DNA contains the following:
- the yihA gene encoding ribosome biogenesis GTP-binding protein YihA/YsxC, with amino-acid sequence MSIFRHARFETSFAKPNALPDSSEPEIAFVGRSNAGKSSAINTLVGHNRLAFVSKTPGRTQLINFFRLPSGVALVDLPGFGYAQVPEPIRRQWQDLLEKYLTRRPNVIGLIHIMDSRHPLTHLDRQLLDWFTPSGRPVHILLTKSDKLTRGPAAQTLMDVRRELAQWGPAVTAQLFSSLKKTGMEETERVVTNWLESLIPDPDQEKPPAEGDSDRG; translated from the coding sequence ATGTCAATTTTCCGCCACGCCCGTTTCGAGACGTCCTTCGCCAAGCCCAACGCTTTGCCGGATTCGTCCGAGCCCGAAATCGCCTTTGTCGGGCGCTCCAACGCCGGAAAGTCCAGCGCGATCAACACCCTGGTCGGGCACAACCGCCTCGCCTTCGTCTCGAAAACGCCGGGCCGCACGCAGCTGATCAACTTCTTCCGCCTGCCGTCCGGCGTGGCCTTGGTCGACTTGCCCGGCTTCGGTTACGCGCAGGTGCCGGAGCCGATCCGCCGCCAGTGGCAGGATCTGCTGGAGAAGTACCTGACGCGGCGGCCCAATGTGATCGGCCTTATCCACATCATGGATTCGCGCCATCCGCTGACGCACCTCGATCGCCAGCTGCTGGACTGGTTCACCCCGTCGGGGCGGCCGGTGCATATCCTGCTGACGAAGTCCGACAAGCTCACCCGCGGGCCGGCCGCGCAGACCCTGATGGATGTGCGGCGCGAGCTGGCGCAGTGGGGGCCGGCAGTCACCGCGCAGCTCTTTTCCAGCCTGAAGAAGACCGGCATGGAAGAGACCGAGCGCGTCGTGACCAACTGGCTTGAATCGCTGATTCCCGACCCGGACCAAGAAAAACCCCCGGCGGAAGGGGATTCAGACCGGGGGTAG
- a CDS encoding c-type cytochrome, producing the protein MLKPILGHALILSLLAATQAFAADAAAKPDLAKAKQTVETVCVACHGADGNSTIPQNPKLAGQHWEYLYKQLRNFKSWDGKPAERANPVMGGMAAPLEDADMKALAMYFAGQKLTLGEAKDRKSVEAGQKIWRGGIAAKGVPACAGCHGPAGAGLPAQYPALHGQHVEYTEAQLKAFRAGERANDPNKMMRTIALKLTDAEIKAVSDYIAGLR; encoded by the coding sequence ATGTTGAAGCCGATTCTCGGGCACGCACTGATTCTGAGCCTGCTTGCCGCAACGCAAGCATTTGCCGCTGACGCGGCCGCCAAACCGGACCTCGCCAAGGCGAAGCAGACCGTGGAAACCGTTTGCGTAGCCTGTCACGGCGCCGATGGCAACAGCACGATCCCGCAGAACCCGAAGCTTGCCGGGCAGCACTGGGAGTACCTGTACAAGCAGTTGCGCAACTTCAAGTCGTGGGACGGCAAACCCGCCGAACGCGCGAATCCGGTCATGGGGGGCATGGCCGCACCGCTGGAAGATGCCGACATGAAGGCCCTGGCGATGTATTTCGCGGGCCAGAAACTGACCCTCGGCGAAGCCAAGGATCGCAAGAGCGTCGAAGCCGGCCAGAAGATCTGGCGCGGTGGTATCGCAGCCAAGGGCGTGCCGGCCTGTGCCGGTTGCCACGGCCCGGCGGGCGCTGGCCTGCCCGCGCAATACCCGGCGCTGCACGGTCAGCATGTTGAATACACGGAAGCCCAGTTGAAGGCCTTCCGCGCAGGCGAACGTGCCAACGATCCGAACAAGATGATGCGCACGATTGCTCTGAAGCTGACCGACGCTGAAATCAAGGCGGTTTCGGACTACATCGCCGGCCTGCGCTGA
- a CDS encoding cytochrome c biogenesis protein ResB — protein MKKTSNARALYELFSSMRFAISLLTILAIASVIGTVLKQNEPYNAYLNQFGPFWFPIFEKLGLYAVYNVGWFLAILCFLVLSTSACILRQSKPMLREMRAFKEHARETSLRLFKLHAEASADRAPTRAAAEAYLARSGFRARTLERDDGVLIAAKRGSWSRVGYFFAHGALVVICVGGLLDGNLPLRMQMWLGGKQATQADQLIADIPAQSRLAEDNWSYRGNIFIPEGKSSGVAVLREGDGVLLQELPFDVSLQKFHIEHYETGQPKRFASDIIVTDKRSGKSEVRTIDVNKPFETHGVTLYQASFDDGGSRLKLRVRNLATGRDAPSEITGIVGERGDLKGPGYAYSVEFTGFRAINVETMGEAPAARGGLAGLQDRLGSGARDPAHKNQRNIGPSFTYKLRDSAGQAIEFMNYMLPVEQDGRWFLLAGIREDAAEGFRYLRIPLDEDGRVDTWYAVRQRLLDKTTQATLAKRFAKRASGGAENATLRLEETSLRTLQLFSDKGFESLGAFIDKTIPKAEQERAAGIFLQVLEGIVWEAVLMAREDAGQPALEASPARAQYARDVLKAVGDAFHYNAPLILQLDSYEQVQATVLQATRSPGKKWVFLGSLLLTLGVFAMLYVRERRLFLLLRRDGSALLAMSANRVSLDVEQEFLRHRDALLGSKPAAGDLAS, from the coding sequence ATGAAAAAAACCTCCAACGCTCGCGCGCTGTACGAGTTGTTCAGCTCGATGCGCTTTGCGATCAGCCTGCTGACGATCCTCGCGATCGCATCGGTGATCGGCACGGTGCTCAAGCAGAACGAGCCGTACAACGCCTACCTGAACCAGTTCGGCCCTTTCTGGTTTCCGATCTTCGAGAAGCTCGGGCTGTATGCCGTATACAACGTGGGTTGGTTCCTCGCGATCCTGTGCTTCCTGGTGCTATCGACCAGCGCTTGCATCCTTCGCCAGAGCAAGCCGATGCTGCGCGAAATGCGCGCATTCAAGGAGCACGCGCGCGAGACCTCGCTGCGGCTGTTCAAGCTCCATGCTGAAGCCAGTGCAGACCGCGCGCCAACACGCGCAGCGGCTGAGGCCTATCTCGCGCGCAGCGGATTTCGGGCGCGCACGCTAGAACGCGACGACGGCGTGCTCATCGCTGCCAAGCGCGGCAGCTGGAGCCGTGTCGGCTACTTCTTCGCACATGGCGCTTTGGTCGTGATCTGCGTCGGCGGTCTGCTGGACGGCAACCTGCCGCTGCGCATGCAGATGTGGCTGGGAGGCAAGCAGGCAACGCAGGCCGATCAACTGATCGCGGATATTCCTGCGCAAAGCCGGCTCGCCGAAGACAACTGGAGCTACCGCGGCAACATCTTCATCCCGGAAGGCAAGTCTTCCGGCGTGGCAGTACTGCGCGAAGGCGACGGCGTGCTGCTGCAGGAACTGCCCTTTGACGTGTCGCTGCAGAAATTTCACATCGAACACTATGAGACCGGGCAGCCAAAGCGTTTCGCCAGCGACATCATCGTGACCGACAAGCGCAGCGGCAAATCCGAGGTGCGCACGATCGACGTAAACAAACCCTTCGAGACGCACGGCGTCACGCTCTACCAAGCCAGTTTCGACGACGGCGGTAGCCGCCTGAAGCTTCGCGTTCGCAACCTCGCGACGGGCAGAGACGCACCGAGCGAAATCACCGGCATCGTGGGTGAGCGCGGCGACCTCAAGGGCCCGGGCTATGCCTACAGCGTCGAATTCACCGGCTTCCGCGCCATCAACGTGGAAACGATGGGCGAAGCGCCTGCTGCACGCGGCGGCCTCGCCGGCCTGCAGGATCGCCTCGGCAGCGGTGCGCGCGACCCGGCGCACAAGAACCAACGCAACATCGGCCCAAGCTTCACCTACAAGCTGCGCGACAGCGCCGGGCAGGCGATCGAATTCATGAACTACATGCTGCCGGTGGAGCAGGACGGCCGTTGGTTCCTGCTCGCCGGGATACGCGAAGATGCGGCCGAGGGCTTCCGTTACCTGCGCATTCCGCTCGACGAAGACGGTCGCGTCGACACCTGGTATGCGGTACGCCAACGCTTGCTCGACAAGACGACCCAGGCAACGCTGGCAAAGCGCTTCGCCAAGCGCGCCTCGGGCGGTGCGGAAAACGCCACGCTGCGGCTTGAGGAGACTTCGCTGCGCACACTGCAGCTGTTTTCCGACAAGGGCTTTGAATCGCTCGGCGCATTCATCGACAAGACCATTCCGAAAGCTGAGCAGGAACGCGCCGCAGGCATCTTCCTTCAGGTGCTCGAAGGCATTGTGTGGGAAGCGGTCTTGATGGCGCGCGAAGACGCCGGTCAGCCTGCGCTCGAAGCAAGCCCCGCGCGTGCGCAGTACGCCCGCGACGTGCTCAAGGCGGTGGGTGACGCCTTCCACTACAACGCGCCCCTGATCCTGCAGCTCGACAGCTATGAGCAGGTCCAGGCGACCGTGCTTCAGGCCACCCGCTCACCCGGCAAGAAATGGGTCTTCCTGGGCTCGCTCTTGCTCACGCTGGGCGTGTTCGCCATGCTTTACGTTCGGGAACGCAGGCTGTTCCTGCTGCTGCGGCGCGACGGCTCAGCGCTGCTCGCGATGAGCGCGAACCGCGTGTCGCTGGACGTCGAGCAGGAATTCCTGCGTCATCGCGACGCCTTGCTGGGCAGCAAACCGGCTGCCGGAGACCTTGCATCATGA
- the ccsB gene encoding c-type cytochrome biogenesis protein CcsB → MTDLAHSVSPQPGFRRITRGDWLAALALALGAAFALRQYGSYMDVYEKAILLLTVPALAVLGWHWHGLRNLLAATACAALLGIELYQHDLARAEQVFWLKYFFSSQTAIAWMSALVFFSTGAFWLGLLARAPFAERVGTALSWVAAGAGLTGLMVRWYESYLIGADVGHIPVSNLYEVFVLFIILTTLLYLYYARHYATNKLGAFVMPVVAAAVGFLLWYSFSRDAHEIQPLIPALQSYWMKIHVPANFVGYGAFALASMVGVAYLCASRGLLASRLPSVAVLDDLMYRAIGIGFAFFTVATILGALWAAEAWGTYWQWDPKETWALIVWLNYAAWLHMRLTKGLRGAVLAWWAIIGLLVTSFAFLGVNMFLSGLHSYGSL, encoded by the coding sequence ATGACCGACCTCGCCCATTCCGTTTCACCGCAGCCCGGCTTTCGCCGCATCACCCGCGGCGACTGGCTTGCAGCATTGGCCCTTGCCCTGGGTGCAGCCTTCGCACTGCGGCAGTACGGCAGCTACATGGACGTCTACGAAAAGGCCATTCTGTTGCTGACGGTGCCTGCACTCGCAGTGCTCGGGTGGCACTGGCACGGCCTGCGCAACCTGCTGGCCGCCACCGCCTGCGCCGCCCTGCTCGGCATTGAGCTCTACCAGCACGACCTCGCACGCGCCGAGCAGGTCTTCTGGCTGAAGTACTTTTTCAGCAGCCAAACCGCCATCGCCTGGATGAGCGCGCTGGTGTTCTTTTCGACCGGTGCGTTCTGGCTCGGGTTGCTGGCCCGCGCCCCATTTGCCGAACGCGTTGGCACCGCGCTCAGTTGGGTCGCCGCCGGAGCGGGGCTCACCGGCCTCATGGTGCGTTGGTACGAGAGCTACCTGATCGGTGCCGATGTCGGCCACATCCCGGTATCGAACCTCTACGAAGTCTTCGTGCTGTTCATCATCCTGACCACGCTGCTGTATCTGTACTACGCACGGCACTACGCAACAAACAAGCTCGGCGCCTTCGTGATGCCGGTGGTGGCCGCGGCCGTCGGATTTCTGCTCTGGTACAGCTTCAGCCGCGACGCGCATGAGATCCAGCCGCTGATCCCGGCCCTGCAGTCCTACTGGATGAAGATCCATGTGCCGGCCAACTTCGTCGGCTACGGCGCCTTCGCGCTCGCATCGATGGTTGGTGTGGCCTATCTGTGTGCATCGCGCGGCCTGCTGGCGAGCCGCCTGCCCAGCGTCGCGGTGCTCGACGATCTGATGTATCGGGCGATTGGCATCGGCTTCGCGTTCTTCACCGTGGCCACGATACTCGGGGCGCTGTGGGCCGCTGAGGCGTGGGGCACATACTGGCAGTGGGACCCGAAGGAAACCTGGGCCCTCATCGTCTGGCTCAACTACGCGGCCTGGCTGCACATGCGACTGACCAAGGGACTGCGCGGTGCCGTGCTGGCCTGGTGGGCCATCATCGGCCTGCTGGTCACCAGTTTCGCCTTCCTCGGCGTTAACATGTTCTTGTCGGGCCTGCATTCCTACGGCTCGCTTTGA
- a CDS encoding DUF4124 domain-containing protein — MRAAATLLLLALLAPTVAQAEVWKWTDSAGQTHYGDSPPPGVKASKVGDAGVSVIPSTPTPEAAAPAPASASPARAAPTAERPASNTTSHEAAAEREAKRQRMIERCERERGVDCEYAVDGMLDGTPPANSAIEGPVWIVPTHPPHKPHPPVKPKPKPSTTPDDPLNYPIAPFPKPVKPK, encoded by the coding sequence ATGCGCGCTGCCGCCACCCTGCTTCTGCTTGCACTACTTGCGCCGACCGTGGCGCAAGCCGAGGTATGGAAGTGGACCGACAGCGCCGGCCAAACCCATTACGGTGACAGCCCACCACCGGGGGTGAAAGCAAGCAAGGTGGGGGACGCGGGCGTGTCGGTCATCCCCTCGACGCCCACGCCCGAAGCGGCCGCCCCGGCTCCGGCCTCAGCCAGCCCCGCGCGCGCCGCGCCAACGGCCGAGCGCCCGGCGAGCAACACCACCAGCCATGAGGCTGCAGCAGAGCGCGAAGCCAAGCGGCAAAGAATGATCGAACGCTGCGAACGCGAGCGGGGTGTTGATTGCGAATACGCGGTGGACGGCATGCTCGACGGCACGCCGCCGGCGAACAGCGCGATTGAAGGCCCCGTCTGGATCGTGCCGACGCACCCGCCTCACAAACCGCACCCGCCGGTGAAACCGAAGCCCAAGCCCAGCACGACACCGGACGACCCACTGAACTACCCGATCGCGCCCTTCCCGAAGCCGGTCAAACCCAAGTAG
- a CDS encoding OmpA family protein: MLRFAAAIVLGMASWGAVAATTQDAPIVATGAVPDDASKAAILARLREVFGAARVVDQITVGGVVAPPRWAEQVQRSIGPQLKTVSAGSLSVDGTQVALNGTVSSDAQRKTVASDVASSFNNQFVVKNGLAVAASEQQLLDDTLGNRIVEFESGKATLTQAGQAILDEMAKALLSVRGRRVEIIGHTDSDGSRTSNLALSQARANEVQRYLVAKGAEQAMLSTTGMGPDRPVASNATPDGRARNRRIEFRVLAQ, translated from the coding sequence TTGCTCCGATTCGCTGCGGCGATCGTGCTGGGCATGGCGTCGTGGGGTGCCGTTGCCGCGACGACCCAGGACGCGCCGATCGTGGCGACCGGCGCTGTGCCTGACGATGCGTCGAAAGCGGCGATTCTCGCGCGGCTGCGTGAGGTTTTCGGCGCGGCGCGGGTGGTTGATCAGATCACCGTTGGCGGCGTGGTCGCGCCGCCGCGCTGGGCCGAACAGGTGCAGCGCTCAATCGGGCCGCAGCTCAAGACGGTGAGCGCCGGCAGTCTGAGTGTCGATGGGACGCAGGTCGCCCTCAACGGCACCGTGTCGAGCGATGCGCAGCGAAAGACAGTGGCGAGCGATGTCGCGAGCAGCTTCAACAACCAGTTCGTGGTGAAGAACGGCCTCGCCGTGGCTGCCAGCGAACAGCAGTTGCTCGACGACACGCTCGGCAACCGGATCGTGGAGTTTGAAAGCGGCAAGGCCACATTGACCCAGGCAGGGCAGGCGATCCTCGACGAGATGGCCAAGGCGCTGCTGAGCGTGCGCGGCCGTCGGGTGGAGATTATTGGTCACACCGACAGCGACGGTTCGCGTACCAGCAACCTGGCCTTGTCGCAGGCGCGCGCGAATGAAGTACAGCGTTATCTGGTGGCCAAAGGCGCCGAGCAGGCCATGCTGAGTACCACCGGCATGGGGCCCGACCGGCCGGTCGCGTCAAACGCCACGCCGGACGGGCGTGCGCGCAACCGGCGCATCGAGTTTCGCGTTCTGGCGCAGTGA
- the tagF gene encoding type VI secretion system-associated protein TagF, with amino-acid sequence MTDLAGRVCYFGKLPGRADFVRSGNGAAILDPLDAWVAHGLELAASDPGWKSAYDRCAPVDFVFLGARSPVALVGRLVPSQDASQRRFPFIAAVALPTESPIGLMAEFPACFDTVWRLLATAMDAAVTSEDPRAALDELAAIEFSPPMLGRAETLMPEYDRLTLADVERRLREAGHPLVLRRSVLALGLLLEPLLTQASARMQRGLVLPLPAQGDARNALATWWAGAVAPFLARSDFEVGAFNVHRAGRPELMLSFAGADARVLEALLSATAAQDYLIDVCDAEWVEDYLDNDYAIRKLASYLDIPRLSLRQAADTFSEAFLGR; translated from the coding sequence ATGACTGATCTTGCCGGACGCGTCTGCTATTTCGGGAAGCTGCCAGGACGGGCGGATTTCGTACGGAGTGGCAATGGCGCCGCAATTCTTGATCCGCTTGATGCCTGGGTTGCGCATGGGCTTGAACTGGCGGCGAGCGACCCTGGTTGGAAGTCCGCCTATGACCGCTGTGCGCCGGTTGATTTTGTCTTCCTGGGGGCGCGCAGTCCTGTGGCCCTGGTGGGGCGCCTTGTGCCCAGCCAGGATGCGTCCCAACGCCGCTTCCCCTTCATCGCCGCCGTGGCGCTGCCGACGGAGTCGCCGATCGGTCTGATGGCCGAGTTTCCCGCGTGTTTCGACACGGTGTGGCGGCTGCTCGCGACCGCCATGGACGCAGCGGTGACATCGGAGGACCCTCGCGCCGCGCTGGACGAACTGGCTGCGATCGAGTTTTCGCCGCCGATGCTCGGTCGTGCCGAGACGCTGATGCCGGAGTACGACCGTCTGACCCTTGCGGATGTGGAGCGGCGTCTGCGCGAAGCGGGGCATCCGTTGGTACTCCGCCGCAGTGTGCTTGCGCTTGGGCTCTTGCTCGAACCCTTGCTCACTCAAGCCAGCGCCCGGATGCAGCGCGGCCTGGTGCTGCCGTTGCCGGCGCAGGGGGATGCGCGTAATGCGTTGGCGACATGGTGGGCTGGCGCTGTGGCGCCCTTCCTCGCCCGCTCCGACTTCGAAGTCGGGGCCTTCAATGTGCATCGCGCTGGTCGGCCGGAATTGATGCTGAGCTTCGCCGGTGCGGATGCGCGGGTGCTCGAAGCCTTGCTGTCAGCGACCGCCGCGCAGGACTACCTGATCGACGTCTGCGATGCAGAGTGGGTCGAAGACTATCTGGATAACGACTATGCAATTCGCAAACTGGCGAGTTACCTCGACATCCCGCGGCTCTCATTGCGGCAGGCCGCGGATACCTTCAGTGAGGCCTTCCTTGGACGCTAA
- the tssM gene encoding type VI secretion system membrane subunit TssM — translation MLLSAHTLKLALWWAIAAIVLILLIVLGAWGLRRRRAAREAAALTQMLTQESERAVSRATPSKRGEVDVLRRRMGEAIATIKGSKLGELSGRAALYELPWYMVIGNPAAGKSSAVVNSGLQFPFADQGGSIVQGIGGTRNCDWFFTTEGILLDTAGRYAVEDEDRGEWLGFLHLLKRHRPKAPINGIVVAASVQELTQNRPEYGIKLAKQIRARVQELTAELEVFAPVYIVFTKVDLIAGFAEFFDDCDAAERARVWGATLAYDADGSADPVARFDEHFDRLYEGLREQSVARMALYRGEKLGAGVLTFPLEFSAVRPALRAFVATLFEDNPFQFKPIFRGFYFTSALQEGRAAGTSSERIADRFGLKLAPAVDMPVSSQGGFFLRDLFSKVIFADRALVRQYASRTRTRMRAVAFAASVVGFGLVLGALAWSYVSNQRLVSHVQADLAKAVRLQEGRQDLASRIEALELMQDRIEQLERYREDRPAGLGFGLYQGDTLEAKLRAEYFHGARQILLKPVAESLEGYLAEVNRRSGELAPAQTGAAEKVAARQDGAAQPYRDASPTDVQDAYNALKTYLMLGSHEHVEPGHLNDQLARFWRNWLENNRGEMPRERMIRSAERMLAFVVAQSAQPDFPLVETRLALVDQTRDVLRKVVKGQPARERVYAQIKARAATRFPSMTVARIVGDDARDLVAGSHAIPGTFTREAWEGYVEAAIKEAASKELQSTDWVLKTAARDDLSLEGSPEQIQKALTLMYKTDYAAEWKKFLQGVTVADFASFDDAVKQLNRLGDPVNSPIGKVLDTVYRQTSWDNPSLLNDGLAKAQSGFVEWFKQTILRQSPAQVTVNVSAGKTEIPMGPVGREFAAIANLVVERPEARDGSLLKGYLQSLAKVRSRFNQMKTAGDAGPAARQLMMQTLEGSGSELSDALRQVDEQVLASIPDSARGTIRPLLVRPLMMAFAVIVKPAETELNRTWAAQVYDPFMRSLAEKYPFTQNARVEAGAGEIAQVFGPEGAVSKFVQTSMGPLVVRRGDTLAARTWADMGVKLAPEFADNFARFVAPVAGAAAGAGGDPAGGSTPQTVFQIQPQPVSGVTEYTIEIDGQVLRYRMGVQDWANFVWPSGKGAPGARITAVAYDGRTVEVASQPGAAGLERLINTAQKKRRSDGTFEMTWSNNGVAVTVNLRIVSSAQADTSANASAPQKSGLLGIKLPAAVAGGGA, via the coding sequence TTGCTGCTTTCTGCTCACACGCTGAAGTTGGCGTTGTGGTGGGCGATTGCCGCGATCGTGCTGATTCTGCTGATTGTGCTCGGTGCATGGGGCTTGCGTCGCCGACGGGCTGCGCGCGAGGCGGCTGCGTTGACTCAGATGCTGACCCAGGAGTCGGAGCGTGCGGTCAGCCGCGCGACGCCGTCCAAACGTGGCGAGGTCGACGTGCTGCGTCGGCGGATGGGTGAGGCAATCGCAACGATCAAGGGGTCGAAGCTCGGCGAGCTGTCGGGGCGCGCTGCACTCTACGAACTGCCGTGGTACATGGTGATCGGCAACCCGGCTGCGGGCAAGAGTTCGGCGGTCGTGAATTCAGGCCTGCAGTTTCCGTTTGCCGATCAGGGCGGCAGCATTGTTCAGGGCATCGGCGGCACACGAAACTGCGATTGGTTCTTTACCACCGAAGGCATCCTGCTCGATACCGCTGGGCGCTACGCAGTGGAGGACGAGGACCGCGGTGAATGGCTTGGCTTCCTGCACCTGCTCAAACGCCATCGCCCCAAGGCGCCGATCAATGGCATCGTCGTCGCGGCCAGCGTGCAGGAGCTGACCCAGAATCGCCCTGAATACGGCATCAAGCTCGCCAAGCAAATCCGCGCGCGCGTTCAGGAGCTGACCGCCGAACTCGAAGTGTTTGCGCCGGTGTACATCGTGTTCACGAAAGTGGATCTGATCGCCGGTTTCGCCGAGTTCTTTGACGACTGTGACGCTGCCGAACGTGCCCGCGTGTGGGGGGCAACGCTCGCGTATGACGCAGACGGGTCGGCTGATCCGGTCGCGCGCTTCGACGAGCACTTCGATCGGCTGTATGAGGGGCTGCGCGAGCAATCGGTCGCGCGCATGGCGCTCTACCGCGGTGAAAAACTCGGCGCAGGGGTGCTGACCTTTCCGCTTGAGTTCTCGGCGGTGCGCCCGGCTTTGCGCGCATTTGTCGCAACGCTGTTCGAAGACAACCCGTTCCAGTTCAAACCGATATTCCGCGGCTTCTACTTCACAAGCGCGCTGCAGGAAGGGCGTGCAGCCGGTACATCAAGCGAGCGTATTGCCGACCGTTTCGGCCTCAAGCTGGCGCCCGCGGTCGATATGCCGGTGTCGTCGCAGGGCGGGTTCTTTCTACGGGATCTGTTCTCGAAAGTCATCTTTGCCGATCGTGCGCTGGTGCGGCAATACGCGAGCCGAACGCGCACCCGTATGCGGGCGGTGGCCTTCGCGGCGTCGGTGGTGGGCTTCGGGCTCGTGCTTGGTGCGCTGGCCTGGTCCTATGTGTCGAATCAGCGCCTCGTGTCGCATGTGCAGGCCGATCTGGCGAAAGCCGTGCGCCTGCAGGAAGGCCGGCAGGATCTTGCCTCCCGTATCGAAGCGCTCGAACTGATGCAGGACCGCATCGAACAGCTGGAACGCTATCGTGAGGACAGGCCCGCGGGCCTTGGTTTCGGCCTTTACCAAGGTGACACGTTGGAGGCGAAGTTGCGCGCCGAGTACTTTCACGGCGCGCGGCAGATCTTGCTGAAACCGGTCGCGGAATCGCTCGAAGGCTATCTGGCCGAGGTGAATCGCCGCAGCGGCGAGCTCGCGCCCGCACAGACCGGGGCGGCCGAGAAGGTTGCCGCGCGGCAGGACGGTGCTGCCCAACCGTATCGCGATGCGTCCCCGACGGATGTCCAGGACGCTTACAACGCACTCAAGACCTACCTGATGCTGGGCAGCCACGAGCATGTCGAGCCTGGGCACCTGAACGACCAGCTTGCGCGCTTCTGGCGTAACTGGCTTGAGAACAACCGCGGCGAGATGCCCCGCGAGCGGATGATCCGTTCGGCGGAACGCATGTTGGCCTTTGTGGTTGCGCAGAGCGCTCAGCCGGACTTCCCTCTGGTGGAAACCCGCCTCGCGCTGGTCGATCAAACGCGCGATGTGCTGCGCAAAGTGGTGAAGGGGCAACCGGCACGTGAGCGGGTGTATGCCCAGATCAAGGCGCGTGCCGCTACGCGCTTCCCGTCGATGACGGTGGCACGGATCGTTGGCGATGATGCGCGAGACCTCGTGGCCGGCAGTCACGCGATTCCCGGCACTTTTACGCGCGAGGCGTGGGAAGGCTACGTCGAGGCGGCGATCAAGGAGGCTGCGAGTAAGGAGTTGCAAAGCACCGATTGGGTACTGAAGACCGCTGCGCGTGACGACCTGTCGCTTGAGGGCAGCCCGGAGCAGATCCAGAAGGCGCTGACGCTGATGTACAAAACCGACTACGCGGCGGAATGGAAGAAATTCCTCCAGGGCGTGACGGTTGCCGATTTCGCCAGCTTTGACGATGCGGTCAAACAGCTCAATCGTCTGGGTGATCCGGTCAATTCGCCGATCGGCAAGGTTCTGGATACGGTCTACCGGCAGACCTCGTGGGATAACCCCTCGCTGCTCAACGATGGTTTGGCGAAGGCGCAGAGCGGATTCGTCGAATGGTTCAAGCAGACGATCCTGCGGCAGTCGCCTGCGCAGGTCACCGTGAATGTATCCGCCGGCAAGACCGAGATCCCGATGGGGCCGGTCGGGCGCGAGTTTGCGGCGATCGCGAATCTTGTTGTCGAGCGGCCCGAGGCGCGCGACGGCTCGCTGCTCAAGGGCTACCTGCAATCGCTCGCCAAAGTCCGCTCGCGCTTCAACCAGATGAAGACTGCCGGCGACGCCGGACCCGCCGCGCGACAGTTGATGATGCAAACGCTGGAAGGCTCCGGATCCGAGCTGTCGGATGCGCTGCGTCAGGTCGATGAGCAGGTGCTGGCTTCGATTCCGGATTCCGCTCGCGGCACCATCCGGCCGCTGCTGGTACGCCCGCTGATGATGGCGTTTGCAGTGATCGTCAAACCGGCAGAAACCGAACTCAACCGCACATGGGCGGCGCAGGTCTACGACCCCTTCATGCGTAGCCTCGCCGAGAAATATCCCTTCACACAGAACGCGCGCGTCGAGGCTGGTGCAGGCGAAATTGCGCAGGTGTTCGGTCCGGAAGGCGCTGTCTCCAAGTTTGTGCAGACCTCGATGGGGCCGCTCGTCGTGCGTCGTGGTGACACATTGGCCGCACGAACCTGGGCGGACATGGGGGTCAAGCTCGCGCCCGAGTTCGCCGACAACTTCGCGCGCTTCGTGGCGCCGGTTGCCGGTGCTGCAGCAGGCGCAGGTGGCGATCCCGCGGGCGGCAGCACGCCGCAGACGGTGTTCCAGATTCAGCCGCAACCGGTTTCCGGTGTAACCGAGTACACGATTGAAATCGATGGGCAGGTGCTGCGTTACCGCATGGGTGTGCAGGACTGGGCCAACTTCGTGTGGCCGTCGGGCAAGGGGGCGCCAGGCGCGCGCATCACCGCGGTGGCTTACGACGGGCGCACGGTCGAGGTCGCCAGTCAGCCCGGAGCGGCTGGCCTCGAGCGACTGATCAATACCGCGCAGAAGAAGCGGCGCAGCGACGGCACCTTCGAGATGACCTGGAGCAACAACGGCGTGGCGGTGACGGTGAATCTGCGCATTGTCAGCAGCGCGCAGGCCGATACCTCGGCCAACGCCAGCGCACCGCAGAAGTCTGGTCTGCTTGGTATCAAGCTGCCGGCGGCGGTTGCCGGCGGCGGGGCGTGA
- a CDS encoding PAAR domain-containing protein: MGRPFIVIGDKTSHGGVVVEGSPQSVTGDKAIARVGDKVTCPKKGHGGTTVIVSGDPTCMIDGRPAARHGDKTACGAVLIAGQANTSD, translated from the coding sequence GTGGGGCGTCCATTTATTGTGATTGGGGACAAGACCAGCCACGGCGGCGTCGTGGTCGAGGGGAGCCCTCAGAGTGTAACGGGCGACAAGGCGATCGCGCGCGTTGGCGACAAGGTGACCTGCCCGAAGAAGGGCCATGGTGGCACCACGGTGATCGTCAGCGGCGACCCGACGTGCATGATCGATGGACGCCCGGCTGCGCGGCACGGGGACAAGACCGCGTGCGGCGCGGTGTTGATCGCGGGGCAGGCAAACACTTCGGACTGA